One part of the Sporosarcina ureae genome encodes these proteins:
- a CDS encoding ATP-binding protein produces the protein MNRTTTIIDNSYVPAHLAIEAMRDNGYKNTAYAVAELIDNSIQAQADYVQLLCKEEEIMVNDRNISRLDQIAVLDNGIGMSENVLKYCLQFGNGTRLEKSQRTGIGRFGMGLPASSISQCKRVDVWSWQDGIENAKHVFLDIDDIKQRKTNEIPEVSSTPIPELWVQKGEKFGESGTLVVWTNLDRMMWTKGQTLVSHSELLIGRMYRKFLQNEVLQINFTIFNDSRSTKEETFALPNDPLYLMENTSCPEPYDKVPMFEPYMGFENYEKVFEIPYQDEIHKVYVRLAHAKKEAREGHNAGLRPYGKHASKNLGVSILRAGRELELDVSLVNKTEPTERWWGVEIEFPPSLDELMGVSNNKQSARNLTDVLSMMEEIKKEQDKGTTLIKIIEQYKDEEDPRASLIEICEYVNRRITSHLRKTIKGQNQGSKPDLRHNENERVEATATDVTTGRKEKGYVGKSDSCESESEEKRHALIKEDLIDSGFDEESAEKFSSEIISKDSKYSFIDYAFEGDAFFSVRTGGGKINILLNKSHPAYENLLEVFNDSEEESSANELRKRLNKASDGLKLLLAAWARYEDETPDGPRRDDIQNVRQDWGRYSKDFLRRRD, from the coding sequence ATGAATAGAACTACTACAATAATAGATAATTCTTATGTTCCAGCGCATTTAGCGATAGAAGCTATGAGAGATAATGGGTATAAAAATACAGCATATGCGGTTGCAGAGCTTATAGATAACTCTATTCAAGCACAAGCTGATTACGTTCAATTATTATGTAAAGAAGAAGAAATCATGGTGAATGATCGTAATATATCAAGATTAGATCAAATAGCAGTTTTAGATAATGGTATAGGAATGAGTGAAAATGTATTAAAATACTGTCTCCAATTTGGTAATGGAACAAGATTAGAGAAAAGTCAAAGAACCGGAATAGGTAGATTTGGAATGGGTCTTCCCGCTTCATCAATATCACAGTGCAAAAGAGTTGATGTCTGGAGTTGGCAAGACGGTATAGAGAATGCAAAACATGTTTTTTTAGATATAGATGATATTAAACAAAGAAAAACAAATGAAATACCTGAAGTTTCTTCTACGCCAATTCCTGAATTATGGGTACAAAAAGGAGAGAAATTTGGTGAATCGGGTACATTAGTAGTCTGGACTAATTTGGACAGAATGATGTGGACAAAAGGACAAACTCTTGTAAGTCATTCAGAGTTACTAATTGGTCGCATGTATAGAAAATTCTTACAAAACGAAGTTTTGCAAATTAACTTTACTATTTTTAATGATTCAAGAAGTACAAAGGAAGAAACTTTTGCATTGCCTAATGACCCACTTTATCTTATGGAAAACACTAGCTGTCCCGAACCTTATGATAAAGTACCTATGTTTGAACCGTATATGGGATTTGAAAATTATGAAAAGGTTTTTGAAATTCCGTATCAAGATGAGATTCATAAAGTATATGTTCGTTTAGCTCACGCTAAGAAAGAAGCCAGAGAAGGGCATAATGCTGGCTTAAGACCATATGGGAAACATGCGAGTAAAAACTTAGGAGTTTCAATACTGAGAGCGGGAAGGGAATTAGAGCTAGATGTAAGTTTAGTTAATAAAACAGAACCCACAGAAAGATGGTGGGGCGTCGAAATAGAATTTCCGCCATCGCTAGATGAACTTATGGGTGTCTCCAATAATAAACAGTCCGCCAGAAATTTAACTGACGTATTAAGCATGATGGAAGAAATTAAAAAAGAACAAGATAAGGGTACTACACTAATAAAGATAATTGAACAGTACAAAGATGAAGAGGATCCGCGCGCGTCTTTAATAGAGATATGTGAATATGTAAATAGGAGAATTACTAGTCATTTAAGAAAGACTATAAAAGGACAGAATCAAGGGAGTAAGCCTGACTTAAGACATAATGAAAATGAAAGAGTAGAAGCAACCGCAACCGATGTTACTACTGGACGTAAAGAAAAAGGATATGTCGGAAAAAGTGATAGTTGTGAAAGTGAATCGGAAGAGAAAAGACATGCATTAATAAAGGAAGATTTAATAGATAGTGGATTTGACGAAGAAAGTGCAGAAAAGTTCTCAAGTGAAATTATATCTAAAGACTCTAAGTACTCATTTATTGATTACGCTTTTGAAGGAGATGCCTTTTTTAGTGTGAGAACAGGTGGTGGGAAAATAAATATATTATTGAATAAATCCCATCCTGCATATGAAAATCTTTTAGAAGTATTTAATGATAGTGAAGAAGAAAGTAGTGCAAATGAACTGCGAAAGAGGCTTAATAAGGCATCTGATGGATTAAAGTTATTATTAGCAGCGTGGGCAAGGTATGAGGATGAAACGCCAGATGGGCCTCGACGTGATGATATTCAGAATGTTCGCCAAGACTGGGGGAGGTATTCAAAGGATTTTCTTAGAAGGCGAGATTGA
- a CDS encoding ATP-dependent Lon protease, translating to MKYLSTILVAMFSGMLIFFGPVGIYILCVLIIGVIFRSFILINEIHKQVVPADSNDRVKEAYERYIKERNENETES from the coding sequence GTGAAGTACTTGTCAACCATACTAGTGGCCATGTTTTCGGGGATGTTGATCTTCTTTGGCCCTGTCGGAATATATATCTTATGTGTACTGATCATCGGAGTCATTTTTAGGTCATTCATATTAATTAATGAAATCCATAAACAAGTCGTACCAGCCGATAGCAATGACAGAGTGAAAGAGGCGTACGAGAGATATATAAAAGAGAGAAACGAAAATGAAACGGAAAGCTAA
- a CDS encoding DUF4007 family protein: MGYNQHQSFYLRDRWLSKAIRNTVEQPSFLYEKDAFEKIGLGKNMVQSLRHWVKATGVMEEDRKSKTYELTELGKWVKEQDITVQHFETAALLHYFLVKDKEPSSTWYWFFNLFSETVTTKEEIFTELSQWVQSVETRVVSENSIKRDVDCLIRMYTAGGNNEDPEEVTLSPLFKLGLLVDRNGTIYKREPSIPRGQYGFLLYTLLVYCEENDRYEIDIEEIIEQEGMWGRVYNLSRVTIVNILNDLTLHTQYPIAFIRTNNLDMLRVPRVDSNKFLYEVLKLKG, encoded by the coding sequence ATGGGGTACAATCAACATCAAAGTTTTTACTTGAGAGATCGTTGGCTTAGTAAAGCTATTCGTAATACAGTCGAACAGCCATCCTTTTTATATGAAAAAGATGCATTTGAAAAAATTGGATTAGGTAAAAACATGGTTCAATCACTTAGGCATTGGGTTAAAGCTACAGGGGTAATGGAAGAGGATAGAAAGTCAAAAACATACGAGCTTACTGAGTTAGGCAAATGGGTAAAAGAACAAGATATTACAGTTCAACATTTTGAAACAGCAGCTTTATTACATTACTTTTTAGTCAAAGACAAAGAACCAAGTTCGACGTGGTACTGGTTTTTTAATCTATTTTCTGAAACCGTAACAACAAAAGAAGAGATATTTACAGAATTATCACAGTGGGTACAAAGTGTAGAAACGCGTGTTGTCTCAGAGAACTCTATAAAGCGTGATGTAGACTGTTTAATAAGAATGTATACTGCAGGTGGAAATAACGAGGACCCTGAAGAGGTTACACTGAGTCCGTTATTTAAATTAGGCTTGTTAGTAGATCGTAATGGCACTATCTATAAGCGTGAACCTTCTATACCACGTGGACAATATGGGTTTTTACTCTATACATTATTAGTTTATTGTGAAGAAAACGATAGATATGAAATCGATATTGAGGAAATCATTGAGCAAGAAGGCATGTGGGGACGGGTATATAACCTATCCAGAGTCACTATTGTAAATATACTCAATGATCTCACTCTGCATACTCAATATCCCATCGCTTTTATCCGTACAAATAACTTGGATATGCTCAGGGTACCAAGAGTAGACTCCAATAAGTTTCTATATGAAGTGCTGAAACTGAAAGGTTGA
- a CDS encoding cytidine deaminase: MDIEKQLFDSAVELIKKRYPSNWGGAAAMALEDGTIMTSIAPEVIVASTELCIETGAILEAHKLDKRVTHSICVVRDDEHSDFKVLSPCGVCQERLIYWGPKVKVAVTVPGKELVFKTLSEVQPFHWTAAYPDEDLFNE, encoded by the coding sequence ATGGACATAGAAAAGCAATTATTCGATTCGGCAGTTGAATTAATTAAAAAAAGATATCCTTCTAATTGGGGTGGTGCTGCAGCAATGGCATTAGAGGATGGTACGATTATGACAAGTATAGCACCTGAAGTTATTGTTGCTTCCACGGAACTCTGTATCGAAACAGGGGCAATTCTAGAAGCTCATAAACTAGACAAAAGGGTAACCCATTCAATATGCGTAGTACGAGATGATGAACATTCGGATTTCAAGGTACTATCCCCGTGTGGAGTATGTCAGGAAAGATTAATTTATTGGGGACCAAAAGTAAAGGTAGCAGTTACTGTACCAGGAAAAGAGTTAGTTTTTAAGACTTTATCAGAGGTGCAACCTTTTCATTGGACTGCTGCTTATCCAGATGAAGATTTATTTAATGAGTAA
- a CDS encoding ATP-binding protein gives MNINRKTDIPHIYAKNNEIYKVSDGFLRLTGYEEKDLIGLSLTDVGVLLKSEHQLSIQTIQDEAHVYIYNDELLPIEVTISFSTLDSDVSVYYFEKLESPSLYFTLNNFGSNAANQNGSVAIFSYPERILLQYDENYMDVLSSMDSNSDNVLGNHAVFSVAIMGVLSEGLSLHEFEVKVVGARGMATYWDINIKMITGERDRQFAVVSFYDVTERAYERNCFEKRYEGTQLILDNMSDAINVLDKNGNYVYINNRAKDFLSPYPPSGVTGLEPISSETAYKAHELNDVNGEKIAFENTPDRRVLRGEKLSNHKIIATSERSTTYFSCEGQPLYDRAGNIDGAILIYKNTALVHKAVEYQALRENMDVSPIYYVSFSPEDYKIDYINQYAFQFIQMQRSNISTELDIIGKSLFDFYRADNLHDVKNEIHTSITTKIPFVHKHQAMLKGEKRYTKTIFHPIFTCDNIVEKIVAVGFDISDEEIATENMEILLTMQEEIFINISHELKTPLSVIFSGAQLVHLYLEKNSLEEHREELFNINKATIGNYYRLIKLVNNILDISKLESEVYELSTYNYNIVEIIDGIVDSVSDYTKSQDIQLLFDPEVEEVMMALDVYKFDRILLNLISNAIKFSATAKQILVKLMVTDQNTVRISVTDEGIGIAQKDLNEVFKKFIQLNRNFNRLSEGAGLGLPLARSLAELHGGTLYVESVLGEGSTFTIELPIENSTTNGTIYEPTRDMDRMERVKYEFSDIYF, from the coding sequence ATGAATATAAATAGAAAAACAGACATTCCTCATATATATGCGAAAAACAATGAAATCTATAAAGTCAGTGATGGATTCTTGCGATTAACTGGATATGAAGAAAAAGATCTCATAGGACTATCACTTACAGATGTAGGCGTATTACTAAAATCTGAACATCAACTATCCATTCAAACTATCCAAGATGAAGCGCACGTCTATATTTATAACGATGAACTATTGCCGATAGAAGTGACAATTAGCTTCAGCACACTGGACTCCGATGTTAGCGTCTATTACTTTGAGAAGCTGGAAAGTCCTTCATTATACTTCACGTTAAATAATTTCGGAAGCAACGCAGCCAATCAAAATGGTTCTGTCGCGATTTTTAGCTATCCAGAAAGAATTCTTCTGCAGTATGACGAGAACTATATGGACGTCTTATCGTCGATGGATAGTAATTCCGACAATGTGTTAGGTAATCACGCCGTATTTTCAGTCGCCATCATGGGTGTACTATCCGAAGGCTTGTCTCTTCATGAATTTGAAGTGAAGGTTGTCGGGGCTAGGGGAATGGCGACGTATTGGGATATCAATATAAAAATGATTACGGGGGAACGCGATCGTCAGTTTGCCGTAGTTTCCTTTTATGATGTGACGGAGAGGGCTTATGAGAGAAACTGTTTCGAAAAACGTTATGAAGGGACGCAACTGATTCTGGATAATATGTCGGATGCGATTAATGTTTTGGATAAGAACGGGAATTATGTCTATATAAATAATAGGGCCAAAGATTTCCTATCTCCCTATCCTCCGTCAGGCGTCACGGGTTTGGAACCGATTTCCAGTGAAACAGCATATAAAGCGCATGAATTAAACGATGTAAATGGAGAAAAGATCGCCTTTGAAAATACGCCCGATCGGCGAGTGTTACGCGGTGAAAAGTTAAGTAATCACAAAATCATTGCAACGAGCGAACGATCTACGACGTATTTTTCATGTGAAGGCCAACCCCTTTATGATAGGGCAGGAAATATAGACGGAGCTATTTTGATTTACAAAAACACGGCGCTCGTCCATAAAGCAGTAGAATATCAAGCACTACGAGAAAACATGGATGTGTCTCCCATTTATTATGTGTCCTTTTCTCCAGAAGATTATAAAATCGATTATATTAATCAATACGCATTTCAATTTATTCAGATGCAGCGAAGCAATATCTCTACAGAACTAGATATTATCGGAAAATCGCTTTTTGATTTCTATAGAGCAGATAATTTACATGACGTGAAAAATGAAATCCACACTTCCATTACAACTAAAATTCCTTTTGTACACAAACATCAAGCCATGTTAAAAGGAGAGAAAAGGTATACAAAAACTATATTCCATCCCATATTTACGTGTGACAATATAGTAGAGAAGATTGTCGCGGTAGGGTTTGATATATCGGATGAGGAAATCGCAACGGAAAATATGGAGATCCTACTCACAATGCAAGAAGAAATCTTCATTAATATATCCCACGAACTCAAAACGCCGTTAAGTGTCATATTCAGTGGCGCACAATTAGTGCACTTGTATTTAGAAAAAAATTCTCTCGAAGAACATAGGGAAGAACTCTTCAATATCAATAAAGCCACGATAGGAAATTATTATCGTCTCATTAAATTGGTCAACAATATTTTGGATATTTCCAAGTTGGAATCGGAAGTGTATGAGTTGAGCACATACAATTATAATATTGTAGAGATTATTGACGGGATTGTAGACTCGGTATCAGACTATACGAAGTCTCAAGATATTCAACTCCTCTTTGATCCTGAAGTGGAAGAGGTAATGATGGCATTGGATGTTTATAAATTCGACAGGATTCTACTCAACCTTATTTCAAATGCTATTAAATTCTCTGCGACTGCTAAACAGATACTGGTGAAATTGATGGTAACCGATCAAAACACTGTAAGAATTTCCGTCACAGATGAGGGAATCGGTATCGCGCAAAAAGATCTAAACGAAGTCTTTAAGAAGTTCATCCAATTGAATCGTAATTTTAATCGTCTATCTGAAGGCGCAGGACTTGGTTTACCTTTAGCCAGATCTTTAGCCGAACTGCATGGAGGCACACTGTACGTTGAAAGTGTATTAGGTGAGGGAAGTACATTTACTATTGAACTGCCCATCGAGAATTCCACTACTAACGGAACTATATATGAGCCTACTCGTGATATGGATCGGATGGAAAGAGTGAAATACGAATTCTCGGATATATATTTTTAA
- a CDS encoding DUF5412 domain-containing protein, whose amino-acid sequence MGTTEEINIKGGKKSTYKKVLKVFLVVGLLFIALIGYGFYALFIDMNRLPTGEYLTEETSPDGKYTLKAYVTNGGATVSYAVRGELVFNEKSNKTKNIYWNYREENASITWTDNDTVVINGHSLDVPKDKFDFRNQ is encoded by the coding sequence TTGGGAACTACGGAAGAAATTAATATAAAAGGTGGAAAAAAGTCAACTTATAAAAAAGTATTAAAAGTGTTTTTAGTCGTAGGTTTATTGTTTATTGCATTAATCGGATATGGATTTTATGCGTTATTCATTGATATGAACAGATTGCCGACAGGAGAATACTTGACAGAAGAGACATCTCCCGATGGAAAGTATACGCTAAAGGCTTATGTCACCAACGGAGGTGCAACAGTTTCATATGCTGTTCGTGGGGAGTTGGTATTTAATGAAAAAAGTAATAAAACTAAAAATATCTATTGGAATTATCGTGAAGAAAATGCAAGTATCACTTGGACAGATAATGATACAGTAGTTATTAATGGGCATTCATTGGACGTGCCAAAGGATAAGTTTGATTTTAGAAATCAATAA
- a CDS encoding EAL domain-containing protein gives MNSILDNQEYTQLIGSFSPKMILLSILVIAFASYTALVLYDRMLKPSFFKREVWLILATLALSFGIWATHFLSMNSLLIPVEMHIQYGWAFVCIVPIFLTVIFAFWLVQAPLKACWRHALAAASIAFGMSLMHFLGMKALKADALIIHDWKLVIAGNIAGGLFAYVALKAISHPKRTSSSKWIATLSLAMGTLSAHYLGIFATSYYIEEGQALSESIMHMQIMNTLIGVGVGLLLLGMLLTSYVDGYLDYWLKYFDVLTKLPNRRNWERCLTDEVAAGDVAIWNFPDLQRINQLYGYMAGDKILQEIGELLSKWKPPFAELYRVSGNRYLFCVHQAGRSADFYKNLVIMQREIDQLLPIKRQEMRYVCGLAKADQNKTVKTLYKEALMVVEQATASREWGLLTFDPASHGMSYEQDVLRDINKALDENHIYIVYQPKVRGNNEEFVGVEALLRWTHPKLGAIPPATFIPILEQEGRMGEVTDWIIREVCGQIHNWDSQGVHIPQVAINIPGEYVIEPQLLDLLWKETNAYRFDPSRIELELTETSTAKSTTQAIAAMKRFRRYGFSIALDDFGTGVSSLSFLQQMPITTLKIDKSFTDEVPAPAKKCAVLNAILAIGCSMDLSIVIEGVEKKKQVDFLLDLQPDLIFQGYYFSKPLTVPQLEEWVLESNKQRLCPNNP, from the coding sequence ATGAATTCGATACTAGACAACCAAGAATACACACAACTAATCGGATCCTTTTCACCTAAGATGATACTATTATCTATTTTAGTTATAGCGTTCGCTTCCTATACCGCGCTCGTATTATATGATCGGATGTTGAAACCGAGTTTCTTCAAACGGGAAGTGTGGCTAATATTGGCGACACTCGCTTTATCATTCGGAATTTGGGCCACCCATTTTCTGTCGATGAATTCTTTATTGATTCCAGTTGAAATGCACATCCAGTACGGTTGGGCATTTGTATGTATAGTACCGATCTTTCTGACGGTGATATTTGCGTTCTGGCTCGTGCAAGCTCCATTGAAAGCTTGTTGGCGACATGCGCTAGCCGCTGCGTCGATTGCTTTTGGTATGAGTCTCATGCATTTTCTTGGCATGAAGGCATTAAAGGCGGATGCGTTAATTATCCACGATTGGAAACTAGTGATTGCTGGGAATATAGCGGGTGGATTGTTTGCGTATGTTGCGCTGAAGGCAATTAGTCATCCCAAACGTACGTCGTCATCGAAATGGATCGCTACGTTAAGCCTGGCAATGGGGACGTTATCTGCACATTACTTGGGTATTTTTGCTACTTCGTATTATATAGAAGAAGGACAAGCATTAAGTGAGTCCATCATGCATATGCAGATCATGAATACGTTGATCGGGGTTGGCGTTGGGTTATTGCTACTAGGCATGTTATTGACTTCCTATGTCGACGGTTATTTGGATTATTGGCTGAAGTACTTTGACGTGCTAACGAAACTCCCGAATCGACGAAATTGGGAGCGTTGTTTGACGGATGAAGTGGCAGCCGGTGATGTTGCCATTTGGAATTTCCCTGATTTACAGCGTATCAATCAATTATATGGTTATATGGCAGGGGATAAGATACTACAAGAAATCGGTGAGTTGCTGTCGAAATGGAAACCGCCATTTGCGGAACTATACAGAGTGAGCGGTAATCGCTATCTGTTTTGCGTGCATCAAGCAGGCCGTTCGGCGGACTTTTATAAAAACTTGGTCATTATGCAACGTGAGATTGATCAATTGCTGCCTATTAAACGCCAAGAGATGCGGTACGTCTGTGGTTTGGCCAAGGCTGACCAGAATAAGACAGTGAAGACGTTATATAAAGAAGCATTAATGGTCGTTGAACAAGCGACTGCTTCCCGTGAATGGGGATTGCTGACGTTTGATCCCGCGAGTCATGGCATGTCATACGAGCAGGATGTTTTGCGCGATATTAACAAAGCGCTTGATGAAAATCATATTTATATTGTCTATCAACCGAAAGTAAGAGGAAACAATGAAGAATTCGTCGGCGTAGAAGCATTGCTTCGCTGGACGCATCCAAAACTCGGAGCCATCCCGCCAGCGACGTTCATTCCGATATTGGAGCAAGAAGGGCGTATGGGAGAAGTGACGGACTGGATTATTCGAGAAGTGTGCGGACAGATTCATAACTGGGATTCGCAGGGCGTTCATATCCCGCAAGTAGCGATCAATATTCCGGGTGAATATGTGATTGAGCCACAATTACTCGATCTGTTATGGAAAGAGACCAATGCATACAGATTCGATCCGAGCCGTATTGAACTGGAGTTGACGGAAACAAGTACTGCCAAGTCCACGACTCAGGCTATTGCTGCGATGAAACGATTTAGGCGCTATGGATTCTCCATCGCACTCGATGATTTTGGAACAGGCGTGTCTTCTTTGTCCTTTTTACAGCAGATGCCCATTACGACGCTGAAAATAGATAAGTCCTTTACGGATGAAGTACCAGCACCAGCGAAAAAGTGTGCTGTACTGAATGCCATCCTTGCGATTGGTTGCTCAATGGATCTTTCTATTGTGATTGAAGGTGTGGAGAAGAAAAAACAAGTGGACTTCTTGCTTGACTTACAGCCAGACTTGATCTTTCAAGGATATTATTTCTCCAAGCCTTTAACCGTTCCGCAATTGGAAGAATGGGTGTTGGAGTCCAATAAACAGCGTCTCTGTCCAAATAATCCGTAA
- a CDS encoding chemotaxis protein: MSKDSGILLESGTNELEIVGFEMQGNRYGINVIKVKEIIMPLKITPIPHAHFAVEGIIQLRGEVLPVVSMEKILGMAPSENPQDAKYIVAAFNKQTVVFRVHNVTQIHRISWNQIEKPSGIYAAESSQVIGVIKLDGEMLLLLDFEKIILDINPEAGINVEQVKKLGKRERSDKRILVAEDSPLLRKLLHDTLSEAGYANLDFYENGQDAFDYLESLVADGVDVKKEVQLVITDIEMPQMDGHHFTKRVRETPQLSGLPIIIFSSLITDDLKHKGDSVGADDQVSKPEIAELVLKIDKYIL, from the coding sequence TTGTCCAAGGATTCAGGGATTTTATTGGAAAGCGGCACAAATGAGCTGGAGATTGTCGGATTTGAGATGCAAGGTAATCGCTACGGCATTAACGTGATCAAAGTAAAAGAGATTATCATGCCATTGAAGATTACACCGATCCCCCACGCGCATTTTGCGGTAGAGGGAATTATTCAGCTACGTGGTGAAGTATTACCTGTCGTCAGTATGGAAAAGATTTTAGGAATGGCGCCATCGGAAAATCCGCAAGATGCCAAGTATATCGTCGCTGCTTTCAATAAACAAACGGTTGTCTTCCGTGTACACAACGTCACACAGATTCACCGTATTTCTTGGAATCAAATTGAGAAGCCTTCTGGAATCTATGCAGCAGAGAGCTCTCAAGTCATCGGCGTCATCAAGCTCGATGGCGAAATGTTGCTGTTGCTTGACTTCGAGAAGATCATTTTGGATATTAATCCGGAAGCGGGTATTAACGTGGAGCAAGTGAAGAAGCTTGGGAAACGTGAGCGTTCGGATAAACGTATTTTGGTTGCAGAAGATTCACCGCTATTGCGCAAGTTATTGCATGATACGCTAAGTGAAGCAGGCTACGCAAATCTCGACTTTTATGAAAATGGTCAAGACGCGTTCGATTATTTGGAGTCGTTAGTGGCGGACGGTGTAGACGTGAAGAAGGAAGTCCAGTTGGTCATTACGGATATTGAGATGCCACAAATGGACGGTCATCACTTCACAAAACGTGTGCGTGAAACACCGCAACTATCCGGTCTACCTATCATTATCTTCTCATCACTCATCACAGATGATCTGAAGCACAAAGGGGACAGCGTCGGAGCTGATGATCAAGTCAGTAAGCCGGAAATTGCTGAATTGGTATTGAAGATCGATAAGTATATATTATAA
- a CDS encoding FAD-binding oxidoreductase, whose product MQTIALLVKKPWFLGSLVVVFVSVILWNIPIEKRKYGLTQSGLVTDYTGLLPERIERVVKAENRSELQRIVKQANVDGQQIAIAGLQHSQGGHTYYKNGVVLDMRTFNRVLEIDERQKTVRVEAGATWEDVQEAIQPLGLALKVTQSQSIFTIGGSLSVNAHGRDIRFGSMAETIKEMTIITPEGDIKTITREDPDEWMKYIFGGYGLFGVIVDVTVDVTENKLYTVQTEKMKIDAYASYFDQLLNDQNMAMHYARVSVAPSSFLDEMYVINYKQTEKRDYVTALKKERSVRLTKLALDIGRHGGALENLFWGTQKRYIASIDGKEITRNNVMRSESTFMEYTKPGRVEVLQEFFIPVHRFEAYMNELKNIIPANDKNEDFKIHNITIRYAAADPFTILNYAKEDMFGLVVLMQHGLKEEQISEATSIIQNWTHLTLDHGGTYYLPYYRYQTKEQFRRSYPQWEKFAEEKLRRDPNNVFQNMFYDYYVK is encoded by the coding sequence ATGCAAACGATAGCACTCTTAGTAAAGAAACCTTGGTTCCTTGGAAGTCTAGTTGTTGTTTTTGTATCCGTTATCTTATGGAACATTCCGATTGAGAAGAGGAAATATGGGCTCACTCAAAGCGGTTTAGTCACAGATTACACCGGTCTACTTCCTGAACGTATTGAACGAGTGGTGAAAGCTGAAAACCGAAGTGAATTGCAAAGGATTGTGAAACAAGCGAACGTCGATGGGCAACAAATTGCAATTGCTGGATTGCAGCACTCACAAGGTGGCCACACGTATTACAAAAATGGAGTTGTTTTGGATATGCGGACGTTCAATCGTGTTTTGGAAATAGATGAACGGCAAAAAACGGTTCGTGTAGAAGCAGGCGCTACTTGGGAAGATGTGCAGGAGGCCATACAACCTCTTGGACTGGCTTTGAAAGTGACGCAATCTCAATCGATTTTTACAATTGGTGGTTCACTATCTGTAAATGCACATGGGCGAGATATCCGCTTTGGTTCGATGGCTGAAACGATAAAGGAAATGACAATCATTACCCCTGAAGGTGACATTAAGACCATAACCCGAGAGGATCCGGATGAATGGATGAAGTACATATTTGGTGGCTATGGATTATTTGGCGTGATAGTAGATGTAACAGTGGACGTAACGGAAAACAAACTATATACAGTTCAAACAGAAAAAATGAAAATTGACGCGTATGCTTCTTATTTTGACCAGTTATTAAATGATCAAAATATGGCCATGCATTATGCCAGAGTGAGCGTAGCACCCAGTTCCTTTTTAGATGAAATGTATGTGATCAATTACAAACAGACAGAAAAACGGGATTATGTGACGGCGCTTAAAAAAGAACGAAGTGTTCGTTTAACTAAGTTAGCACTTGATATTGGCCGACATGGGGGTGCTTTAGAAAATCTTTTTTGGGGAACACAAAAGCGTTATATTGCTTCTATTGATGGGAAAGAGATTACCCGAAATAATGTGATGCGTTCGGAATCTACGTTTATGGAATATACGAAGCCGGGTCGTGTGGAAGTGTTGCAGGAATTTTTTATTCCGGTTCATAGATTTGAAGCCTATATGAACGAGTTGAAAAACATAATCCCAGCCAATGATAAAAATGAGGATTTCAAAATTCATAATATAACTATTCGATATGCCGCTGCGGATCCATTCACCATTTTAAACTATGCCAAAGAAGATATGTTTGGTTTGGTTGTTTTAATGCAGCATGGGTTAAAGGAAGAACAGATTTCCGAAGCGACGTCTATCATCCAAAACTGGACCCATCTAACATTAGACCATGGCGGAACGTATTACTTGCCATATTATCGTTATCAGACGAAGGAACAGTTCAGGCGCTCCTATCCTCAGTGGGAGAAATTTGCTGAGGAAAAGTTACGTAGAGATCCGAATAACGTTTTCCAGAATATGTTTTACGACTATTATGTAAAATGA